The Deltaproteobacteria bacterium genome has a segment encoding these proteins:
- a CDS encoding LLM class flavin-dependent oxidoreductase — protein MKFILFLLPTLPGSLAERKRLRPLASHTDRWQAMFDEVVELAQLAEEVGFDAIAFPEHHLHTEGFEIGGPPEFLLYVAMQTKRIQIGPIGYVLPGWDPLRLAMTTAWLDQLTKGRSFVGLARGYQSRWLEQMAQKVLLTATMSDPASLDDANRRAFEEVYRVLKLAWADQPFRFRGEFYQYPYPYETGTPWPAHPWTREYGAPGEVDENGHVRELYVVPKPYRKPHPPLFQAFSTSEKTIRWCAREEIAPMILLSRPAQVRQIAQVYAEEAGRAGRWLAVGERIGVLRQIYFADSARAADRLAEQGLVGVGYKRFWGHFGFWEAFRFPEDELEYPAATTRLPSHEWTVGRMKQTQYLYAGPVSTVIEGIDALVEAANPEWFAWLFDQGLLPRAELRKQLEIFGAQVLPRYKRA, from the coding sequence ATGAAATTCATTCTCTTTTTGCTGCCAACTTTACCTGGCTCTCTAGCGGAACGGAAACGCCTCCGGCCACTTGCGAGTCACACTGACCGCTGGCAGGCGATGTTTGATGAGGTCGTCGAGCTTGCCCAACTGGCGGAAGAGGTAGGTTTTGACGCTATCGCCTTCCCCGAGCATCATTTGCATACCGAGGGGTTTGAGATCGGTGGTCCTCCAGAATTTCTGCTGTACGTGGCTATGCAGACCAAGCGTATCCAGATTGGCCCAATTGGCTACGTACTTCCAGGATGGGACCCCTTACGACTGGCGATGACGACGGCATGGCTCGACCAACTGACCAAAGGACGCTCTTTTGTCGGGTTAGCCCGCGGGTATCAGTCTCGCTGGCTTGAACAAATGGCACAAAAAGTGTTGTTGACTGCAACGATGAGTGATCCTGCCTCACTAGATGATGCCAATCGTCGTGCGTTTGAGGAAGTGTATCGGGTTCTCAAGCTGGCGTGGGCAGACCAGCCGTTCCGTTTTCGTGGGGAGTTCTACCAATACCCCTATCCGTACGAAACTGGTACCCCGTGGCCTGCTCACCCGTGGACGCGAGAGTATGGGGCTCCTGGAGAAGTGGATGAGAACGGCCACGTACGAGAACTGTACGTTGTTCCCAAACCATATCGGAAGCCTCACCCACCGCTGTTTCAAGCATTTTCTACCAGCGAGAAAACGATTCGTTGGTGTGCGCGCGAAGAGATTGCCCCGATGATTCTGCTCTCACGCCCTGCGCAAGTGCGGCAAATCGCACAAGTTTATGCGGAAGAAGCCGGCCGTGCCGGTCGCTGGCTGGCCGTTGGTGAACGGATCGGTGTGCTACGACAAATCTACTTTGCCGATTCTGCGCGTGCTGCAGACCGGCTGGCCGAACAGGGGCTTGTCGGTGTTGGTTACAAGCGCTTTTGGGGCCATTTCGGTTTTTGGGAAGCGTTCCGTTTTCCAGAAGACGAACTTGAATATCCCGCTGCTACCACACGTCTCCCCTCGCACGAGTGGACAGTTGGGCGCATGAAACAAACGCAGTACTTGTATGCTGGCCCTGTAAGTACCGTGATAGAGGGAATCGATGCCTTAGTAGAAGCAGCGAATCCTGAATGGTTTGCCTGGCTGTTTGATCAAGGATTATTGCCACGAGCAGAGCTGCGAAAACAACTTGAGATATTCGGTGCGCAGGTGTTGCCGCGCTATAAACGTGCATAG
- a CDS encoding VCBS repeat-containing protein, which translates to MECGMTKWLWRTMRLVVCLSACGLLSACTPEPSAPKGQKGTRLVVAADGLPFGEEWRQDFTFADMDGDGERDLITAPPRKSKDAWPRIFLRKQNGWEAITCPGGSRNGFPAKDYNYGGVAVADFSGDGKPDIALAMHEIGLRLFFNVGTGPCGPWEEQANLPDGVTQFRSRSLVSADMNRDGRFDIVFLSEAPPMNANTDATGGIGILWNETSGWRVQTITGSEGLFGDDLSIGEVNGDGVPDIAVGSLSDIRPEFLWLSNGNGEWRAASAEGLPSNMIAWSVHLIDFDNDGKDELLLGVGGAPIYKNGGPRVYRWDGTRWQDLSQGLPQVLWVCGATAVDFDQDGRKEIVTAEMYTGIVKVYGQQPDGKWEERQEIKEEKFSQVRNYKVRSFRTKSGEDFIVANYAGEAFGTITAWLWQ; encoded by the coding sequence ATGGAGTGTGGGATGACGAAGTGGCTATGGAGAACGATGCGGTTAGTTGTCTGCCTGAGTGCCTGTGGGTTGCTGTCCGCATGTACACCGGAGCCGTCTGCACCGAAAGGGCAAAAGGGAACCAGGCTGGTTGTTGCCGCCGACGGGTTGCCGTTCGGAGAAGAATGGCGCCAAGACTTCACGTTTGCCGATATGGATGGCGATGGGGAACGTGATCTGATTACCGCTCCGCCGCGCAAGAGCAAAGACGCGTGGCCACGGATCTTTCTCCGCAAGCAAAATGGCTGGGAAGCGATTACGTGTCCTGGAGGTTCTCGCAATGGCTTTCCAGCGAAAGACTATAACTATGGTGGAGTAGCGGTTGCCGACTTCTCAGGAGACGGAAAGCCTGACATCGCCCTAGCTATGCATGAGATCGGTCTGCGGCTCTTTTTCAACGTCGGCACTGGGCCGTGTGGACCTTGGGAAGAACAGGCGAATCTGCCTGATGGTGTGACGCAGTTCCGCTCTCGTTCTCTCGTCAGTGCCGATATGAATCGTGATGGGCGCTTCGATATCGTGTTTTTGTCCGAAGCCCCGCCGATGAACGCCAATACGGATGCGACCGGCGGTATTGGTATTCTCTGGAATGAGACATCAGGATGGCGAGTCCAAACGATTACAGGAAGTGAAGGGCTTTTTGGAGATGATCTTTCGATCGGTGAAGTGAATGGCGATGGGGTGCCTGACATTGCGGTGGGGAGTCTGAGCGATATTCGACCCGAGTTCTTATGGTTGAGCAATGGGAACGGTGAATGGCGTGCGGCGAGCGCGGAAGGCCTCCCGAGCAACATGATCGCGTGGAGTGTGCACCTCATCGATTTTGATAACGATGGCAAAGATGAACTGCTGCTTGGGGTTGGCGGAGCGCCGATATACAAAAATGGCGGCCCACGCGTGTATCGTTGGGATGGGACTCGATGGCAGGATCTCTCGCAAGGGCTCCCTCAGGTCTTGTGGGTGTGTGGAGCGACGGCGGTTGACTTTGATCAGGATGGGCGCAAAGAGATTGTTACTGCTGAGATGTATACCGGGATTGTGAAAGTCTATGGTCAGCAACCTGACGGGAAATGGGAAGAGCGACAAGAGATAAAAGAAGAGAAATTCAGTCAGGTCCGAAACTATAAGGTGCGGTCGTTCCGGACAAAGAGTGGTGAGGATTTTATCGTTGCTAACTATGCTGGTGAAGCTTTCGGAACAATTACCGCGTGGTTGTGGCAGTAG
- the gspD gene encoding type II secretion system protein GspD translates to MMGKRLRALIAAIILWFVPGSLGIAQEEETAVPPSPSPTPPSVAREAASAEEAVVLNFEGADIREVIHSLATALGISYTIDPRVQGQVTIRTSGRIAGRDLFPIFHQILRANGIAAIKVGNLYQIAPVGEGKTRAEITDSASELRAANAEDRFIIELVKIEHLAAEEMAKVLQPFVSPGGDVIAYPRANLVIISDLASNVERLKDLVRTFDVDTFRNLHAEVFRVENANVEDLGDELKGVLEPYGVTPKSLTERGVFVVPLNRLNSIVVIAFNKEVLAEVRKWIKVLDVPPEKGGGRTVHVYAVENAKAVDLAGVLGQLYGAEGGGGSSSGGGRRGSQQGAAGGGFGGNFGGGLGETGLSGAAGGGRGGSGGVGARGGSSRGGSSSSSGGFGGAGGGGFGGGRGGRGGSRGGGLGGGSFSGGTQTILIAPKEGEKPIFKEEVRIVADESTNSLIVLATARDYDMIKTVLRQIDVVPRQVLIETIIAEIGLTNDLQFGVEWAFANGGIERLFGTTTSGGTTSGTTGGTTGSTTGGGATSTTISNNALLNAANRGVKIGGGGIFSFITDRDNFLVLINALVTRSQVRSLATPHIIAADNREAHILIGEQVPILSSSAVSVLTGTAPVVNSIQYRDTGKILTIVPQINSAGLVNMEIRQEVSAVGASVFGNTNSPSFTSRETETTVVVQDGESVLIGGIIDDQVQRVRRGVPFLMDVPVLGRAFRTETDLIDRTELIILITPHVIRNRTEARSVTDEFEERIRGLKGMLGRVRPPKVRLHADPPEAPSIERLPDPSPLDKSQAR, encoded by the coding sequence ATGATGGGGAAGAGGCTGAGAGCGCTGATTGCTGCTATCATACTGTGGTTTGTGCCGGGATCACTCGGGATAGCGCAAGAAGAAGAGACTGCCGTTCCACCGTCTCCGTCGCCAACTCCACCGTCAGTCGCGCGTGAAGCGGCGAGCGCCGAAGAAGCGGTCGTTCTCAACTTTGAAGGGGCAGATATTCGTGAAGTAATCCACAGCCTCGCGACGGCCCTCGGGATCAGCTACACCATCGATCCCCGCGTCCAAGGTCAAGTGACGATCCGGACGAGTGGACGTATCGCTGGACGTGACCTCTTTCCAATTTTCCATCAGATTTTACGAGCCAATGGTATTGCGGCAATCAAAGTCGGCAATCTCTATCAGATTGCTCCTGTGGGGGAAGGGAAGACCCGGGCTGAGATCACTGACAGTGCTAGTGAACTGCGAGCGGCCAATGCTGAGGATCGTTTTATTATCGAACTCGTGAAAATTGAACACCTCGCGGCTGAAGAGATGGCGAAGGTCCTGCAACCCTTCGTCTCTCCCGGCGGTGATGTCATCGCGTATCCACGAGCGAACTTAGTGATTATTTCCGATCTGGCCTCGAACGTGGAACGCCTCAAAGACCTCGTCCGCACCTTCGATGTCGATACTTTTCGCAACTTACATGCTGAAGTGTTCCGCGTTGAGAATGCCAATGTAGAAGATTTAGGTGATGAGTTAAAAGGGGTTCTCGAACCGTACGGTGTAACCCCCAAATCACTGACTGAACGAGGGGTGTTCGTGGTTCCTCTTAACCGACTCAATTCGATTGTCGTTATCGCATTCAACAAAGAAGTGCTGGCAGAAGTACGGAAATGGATCAAAGTGCTTGACGTCCCACCTGAAAAGGGCGGCGGTCGCACTGTGCATGTCTATGCGGTGGAGAACGCAAAAGCGGTAGATTTGGCAGGTGTCTTAGGCCAACTCTACGGCGCTGAGGGTGGTGGTGGTAGCAGCAGCGGCGGTGGACGACGTGGTTCTCAACAGGGGGCAGCCGGAGGAGGTTTCGGTGGCAATTTTGGTGGAGGTTTAGGCGAGACTGGATTGAGTGGGGCCGCCGGCGGTGGACGTGGCGGGTCAGGCGGAGTCGGTGCTCGTGGTGGCAGTAGCCGCGGGGGATCGAGTAGCAGTAGTGGTGGATTCGGTGGGGCTGGAGGCGGTGGCTTTGGTGGTGGGAGAGGTGGTCGTGGTGGGAGCCGAGGTGGAGGACTTGGGGGAGGGTCGTTCAGTGGTGGGACCCAAACGATTTTGATTGCCCCCAAAGAAGGAGAAAAGCCGATCTTTAAGGAAGAAGTTCGTATCGTCGCGGATGAGAGTACCAACTCACTCATTGTTCTGGCAACCGCGCGTGACTACGACATGATCAAGACGGTGTTGCGCCAGATCGACGTGGTGCCACGTCAAGTGTTGATCGAAACGATTATTGCTGAGATCGGCCTCACTAATGACCTCCAATTCGGCGTTGAATGGGCTTTTGCGAATGGAGGGATTGAGCGGCTTTTCGGAACGACAACCTCAGGGGGAACAACAAGTGGAACGACGGGAGGGACGACCGGGTCAACTACCGGCGGTGGCGCTACGTCGACGACCATCTCAAACAATGCTTTGCTCAACGCTGCGAATCGCGGCGTTAAGATTGGTGGCGGTGGCATTTTTTCTTTTATTACAGATCGGGATAATTTCTTAGTGCTGATCAACGCGCTGGTGACACGCTCTCAAGTACGGAGTCTGGCGACCCCGCATATAATCGCGGCTGACAACCGCGAGGCCCACATCTTGATTGGTGAGCAAGTACCCATACTGAGTTCTTCGGCAGTATCTGTGCTAACCGGAACAGCCCCGGTCGTAAATAGCATTCAATATCGCGATACCGGAAAGATCTTGACTATCGTTCCGCAGATTAACTCTGCTGGTCTCGTCAACATGGAGATTCGTCAAGAAGTCAGCGCCGTGGGAGCGAGTGTGTTCGGCAACACGAACTCACCAAGCTTCACCTCACGTGAAACCGAGACCACAGTGGTCGTACAGGACGGCGAGTCGGTGCTCATTGGCGGCATTATTGACGATCAAGTACAACGTGTGCGCCGGGGGGTCCCATTCTTAATGGACGTGCCGGTGCTCGGTCGAGCGTTTCGTACCGAGACTGACTTGATCGATCGCACGGAATTGATTATTTTGATTACCCCGCACGTGATCCGTAATCGTACTGAAGCGCGGTCCGTGACGGATGAATTTGAAGAACGAATCCGTGGGCTCAAGGGTATGTTGGGGCGGGTCCGACCACCGAAAGTGCGACTGCACGCTGATCCTCCAGAGGCGCCATCTATTGAGCGTCTTCCTGACCCGTCTCCGCTCGATAAGTCTCAAGCACGCTGA
- a CDS encoding tetratricopeptide repeat protein codes for MKKLLFCLVLAGAIAGAYYNALENDFVFDDYLLVAESPLVRSSWPLVDFFFSPTSLGYRPFRNLSYIIDVRLGGMHPWVFHVSNLVYHWLCACFVFFVALRLTNVRSESSSHMAGTTPEPDWRWRPAIFATALWALHPVLTDAVTYISGRRDILGGLCLFFGLWAYLRFRASTWRNGLQYGWLFLSCLAYGLGILSKESAIVLPLLCWLADVQQEGFAASLRRRWALYFLVLSLGAAVLWHFAGPIFWQTFKNSTWYGGSLAGNFATVARIWVHDLSLMVFPHTLIGDYSYHAFPASTSFAETEVLLALGVLIAVTIAVTLLARKFPLCGYGGLWMLVSILPLSHIIPIKEIVAEHYLYVPLFGFCLIVAVLLDAVCGEAPSRGFVNVRLREAAVYGLLLCVLTAAVMRTVARNRDWKDEETFWSATTRTAPQSARARYNLAGVYKRQGRAREAAREFTSTIAIAPRHADAIVGLGELAFENKQYGHALGYAVQARQIAPQNPRAIYLLSWVKLAVKDVQAAEELFQQAALLMPNSPGVYAGLEAVAKERGDKEAEAHWAEKRRALEALSGQMG; via the coding sequence ATGAAGAAGTTGTTGTTTTGTCTCGTTCTTGCCGGAGCAATTGCGGGTGCGTATTACAATGCGTTAGAGAACGACTTCGTTTTTGATGACTATCTGTTAGTGGCAGAGAGTCCACTGGTGCGTAGTTCGTGGCCGCTGGTGGATTTTTTCTTTTCTCCGACTTCACTCGGGTATCGTCCGTTTCGGAACCTGTCCTATATTATCGACGTGCGATTGGGCGGGATGCATCCGTGGGTCTTTCACGTGAGCAACCTGGTGTACCACTGGCTCTGCGCATGTTTCGTCTTTTTTGTCGCTCTACGTTTGACCAACGTGCGATCGGAATCGTCGTCGCACATGGCAGGAACAACTCCTGAGCCTGACTGGCGATGGCGGCCTGCCATCTTCGCAACGGCGTTATGGGCGCTGCATCCGGTGTTGACGGATGCCGTGACCTACATTTCCGGGCGTCGCGATATTCTCGGTGGGCTTTGTCTCTTTTTCGGTCTGTGGGCCTATCTGCGGTTTCGTGCATCGACGTGGCGTAACGGATTACAGTACGGCTGGCTCTTCCTTTCGTGTCTTGCGTATGGACTAGGCATCCTCAGTAAAGAGAGTGCGATCGTCTTGCCGCTCCTCTGCTGGCTTGCTGATGTCCAACAAGAGGGGTTTGCGGCTTCGCTTCGTCGTCGTTGGGCGCTCTATTTTCTGGTGTTGTCTCTCGGGGCAGCGGTTTTGTGGCACTTTGCCGGTCCGATCTTTTGGCAGACCTTCAAGAACTCAACGTGGTATGGCGGCAGCCTGGCCGGAAACTTTGCCACCGTTGCTCGCATCTGGGTGCACGATCTGAGTCTAATGGTCTTTCCGCACACGTTGATTGGTGATTACTCGTATCACGCGTTTCCGGCCTCGACTTCATTTGCTGAAACTGAAGTGTTGTTGGCGCTTGGGGTGCTTATTGCCGTCACCATCGCCGTGACGCTGCTCGCGCGCAAGTTCCCACTGTGTGGGTACGGTGGATTATGGATGCTGGTGAGCATCTTACCGCTCTCGCATATTATCCCGATCAAGGAGATTGTCGCTGAACATTATCTTTACGTTCCCCTCTTCGGGTTTTGCCTGATTGTCGCAGTTTTGCTCGACGCGGTGTGTGGAGAGGCGCCGTCGCGAGGATTCGTCAACGTCCGTCTGCGGGAAGCCGCTGTCTATGGACTGCTGTTGTGTGTGCTGACCGCAGCCGTCATGCGGACGGTCGCGCGAAATCGCGACTGGAAGGATGAGGAGACCTTCTGGTCGGCCACAACGCGAACTGCACCACAAAGCGCACGCGCGCGTTATAACCTTGCTGGTGTATATAAACGCCAAGGACGGGCACGAGAAGCGGCGCGAGAATTCACGTCAACGATTGCCATCGCCCCTCGGCATGCGGACGCTATCGTTGGGCTCGGGGAACTTGCCTTTGAAAATAAACAGTATGGCCATGCATTAGGGTACGCCGTACAAGCCCGGCAGATCGCGCCACAGAATCCACGGGCGATCTATCTCCTCAGTTGGGTCAAGCTTGCGGTGAAGGATGTCCAGGCTGCGGAGGAATTGTTTCAGCAAGCTGCGCTCTTGATGCCTAACTCTCCAGGCGTATACGCTGGGCTAGAGGCTGTAGCAAAGGAGCGGGGTGATAAAGAGGCGGAAGCGCACTGGGCGGAGAAACGACGTGCGCTCGAAGCTCTCAGCGGGCAAATGGGTTGA
- a CDS encoding type II secretion system F family protein, producing the protein MAQFHYQATTPQGKMIEGVMEAGEERAVVLRLRDQGYLPLRIRPPGEVPAKTTAGQRQLSLPQLQLPWGGRVRQKDLQIYTRELATLISSGLPLDRALSVLIGLTEKEELKQATAQILRTVQQGKSLSESLEEYPKIFPPLYVNMVKAGEIGGFLDSVLQRLAEYLERSQEVADQIKASLAYPAMLVAVGGLSVLFMFTYVLPKFSGIFKDMGPALPVLTRMILALGAWFQAYWWVLMLLVVGAGLALQRYIATPHGRFAWDRWRLRVALLGDLIRKREVANFSRTLGTLLKSGVPLIQALEVVEAVVGNRVISSALKEVRVGVREGQGISGPLGRSGVFPTLALQMVSVGEETGRLDEMLMRTAEYYEKETNAKLKQLVSLVEPGLILFMGLIVGFVVIGLLQGIFSISQGGV; encoded by the coding sequence ATGGCGCAATTTCATTATCAAGCGACCACGCCCCAAGGAAAAATGATTGAAGGTGTCATGGAAGCAGGAGAAGAGCGGGCAGTGGTCCTGCGCTTGCGTGATCAAGGTTATTTGCCGCTTCGTATCCGTCCACCTGGAGAGGTGCCAGCAAAGACCACGGCTGGACAGCGTCAACTCTCACTTCCGCAATTACAGCTTCCTTGGGGAGGAAGAGTTCGGCAAAAAGATTTACAAATTTATACGCGGGAACTCGCAACCCTCATTTCTTCAGGACTGCCCCTGGATCGAGCTTTGTCCGTATTGATTGGCCTCACCGAGAAAGAGGAACTGAAACAAGCGACGGCGCAAATCTTGCGCACCGTGCAGCAAGGAAAGTCGCTGTCAGAATCTCTTGAAGAATATCCGAAGATTTTTCCCCCTTTGTACGTCAATATGGTGAAGGCTGGAGAAATTGGGGGTTTCTTGGACTCTGTCCTCCAGCGACTTGCGGAATATCTTGAGCGCTCTCAGGAGGTGGCAGACCAGATTAAAGCATCACTAGCGTACCCTGCGATGTTGGTTGCTGTCGGCGGGCTGTCGGTCCTCTTCATGTTTACCTACGTCCTGCCAAAATTCTCAGGAATTTTCAAAGATATGGGGCCAGCACTGCCAGTGCTGACGCGCATGATTCTCGCCTTGGGCGCATGGTTTCAGGCGTACTGGTGGGTGTTGATGCTGCTTGTTGTTGGGGCTGGCTTAGCGTTGCAGCGATACATTGCCACTCCGCATGGTCGGTTTGCCTGGGATCGATGGCGTTTACGGGTGGCGTTGTTGGGGGACCTTATTCGTAAGCGCGAAGTGGCAAACTTTTCGCGTACGCTGGGAACGTTGCTGAAGAGCGGGGTGCCACTGATCCAGGCCCTTGAGGTAGTCGAAGCAGTTGTTGGGAATCGAGTGATCAGCAGTGCGCTGAAAGAGGTTCGGGTTGGCGTGCGTGAAGGGCAGGGGATCAGTGGACCGTTAGGGCGCAGCGGAGTCTTTCCGACCTTGGCGTTACAAATGGTGAGTGTCGGAGAAGAAACCGGGCGATTGGATGAGATGTTGATGCGGACCGCAGAGTATTATGAAAAAGAAACCAACGCCAAGCTCAAACAACTGGTTTCCTTAGTCGAACCAGGCTTAATTCTCTTCATGGGGTTAATCGTTGGCTTTGTCGTGATTGGCCTGCTACAAGGAATCTTTAGTATTAGCCAAGGGGGAGTCTAA
- the gspG gene encoding type II secretion system protein GspG, which translates to MKRGTLQSGFTLVELLVVVFILGLLAALVAPNLIGAGTKQNPKIAKTQIEMLRTALDSFRLDVGRYPNSQEGLQALLERPAGVERWDGPYLREGKGVPKDPWQNPYVYRSPGERGAFDLFSYGEDGTAGGDGLKADVF; encoded by the coding sequence ATGAAAAGAGGAACGTTACAGTCGGGATTTACACTGGTCGAACTGTTGGTCGTGGTTTTCATCTTGGGATTGTTGGCGGCATTGGTCGCACCAAACTTGATTGGTGCTGGGACGAAACAGAATCCGAAAATTGCCAAGACGCAAATCGAGATGTTACGGACTGCTCTGGACTCCTTCCGTCTCGATGTTGGTCGTTATCCGAACTCTCAGGAGGGGTTGCAGGCGTTGCTTGAGCGGCCTGCAGGTGTTGAACGTTGGGATGGACCATATCTGCGCGAAGGAAAAGGCGTTCCCAAGGACCCCTGGCAAAACCCCTATGTGTATCGAAGTCCGGGGGAAAGGGGGGCTTTTGATCTGTTTTCGTATGGAGAGGATGGTACTGCCGGTGGTGATGGGCTGAAGGCTGATGTGTTCTAA
- a CDS encoding D-sedoheptulose 7-phosphate isomerase produces the protein MKHTIRAIFADSIAAKQQFLHDYSDALVGVVEAVIQTLQSGGKLLLFGNGGSAADAQHIAAEFVNRYLIDRPPLPAIALTTDTSALTSIANDYGVADLFAKQLRALGRPGDVAIALSTSGNSPNILRALDVCRELGIRTIGLTGGTGGAMAEKVDHLLCVSATRVTPRVQEVHILIGHTICELVDLALFSHKRDTL, from the coding sequence ATGAAACACACCATCCGTGCCATTTTCGCTGATAGCATTGCCGCTAAGCAGCAGTTCCTCCACGACTATAGTGATGCTCTCGTCGGTGTGGTTGAAGCAGTTATCCAAACCCTCCAATCCGGCGGGAAACTTCTCTTGTTTGGTAATGGTGGTAGTGCTGCTGATGCCCAGCACATCGCAGCGGAATTCGTCAATCGCTATCTGATCGACCGTCCCCCCTTACCGGCGATTGCACTGACGACAGATACCTCTGCGCTAACCTCGATTGCCAATGATTATGGAGTTGCTGATCTTTTTGCTAAGCAGCTTCGTGCACTGGGCCGACCAGGAGATGTTGCCATTGCATTATCGACGAGCGGTAATTCACCCAACATCCTTCGGGCGCTTGATGTGTGTCGAGAATTAGGCATTCGGACGATTGGCTTGACCGGTGGCACGGGGGGGGCAATGGCTGAGAAGGTCGATCATTTGCTCTGTGTGTCCGCGACGCGTGTGACGCCGCGTGTGCAAGAGGTACATATTCTCATTGGTCATACGATCTGTGAGCTTGTCGATCTTGCGCTCTTCAGTCACAAGAGGGACACGTTGTGA
- a CDS encoding ABC transporter permease, producing the protein MRPLAVGATFMIAHLWTHRVMIAGLVRRDVRARYAGSVLGLAWTVLQPLLLFLVYMFVLSTILQVKFTAEDGTGAFAFYLLAGLLPWLGFQEGVIKAATAIVDNASLVKAVRFPAAVLVASSILASLVTFLLSFSLLLFALFVTGRLTWASVPLVPALLCLQTGLAFGCGLIVASVQTVLRDTVQMLQMMFMVWFYLTPIIYPLSYVPSQFVALWQWNPFTPLVSAYRAILLEGHYPTLTDLGSPCVWTLVVLLSGCWLFSRLEPGFADLL; encoded by the coding sequence GTGCGGCCTCTCGCCGTGGGGGCGACGTTTATGATCGCGCATCTGTGGACACATCGAGTGATGATCGCCGGGCTTGTCCGCCGTGATGTACGCGCACGCTATGCGGGATCGGTCCTCGGCCTCGCGTGGACGGTTCTCCAACCATTGTTGCTGTTCCTTGTCTATATGTTCGTGTTGTCGACGATCTTGCAGGTGAAATTCACCGCTGAAGATGGGACAGGGGCGTTTGCGTTCTATCTCTTAGCGGGCCTGCTCCCGTGGCTGGGTTTTCAAGAGGGGGTGATCAAAGCTGCGACGGCCATCGTCGATAATGCGAGCTTAGTGAAAGCGGTACGTTTCCCGGCGGCCGTGTTAGTGGCGAGCAGCATCTTGGCGAGCTTGGTGACCTTTCTCTTGAGTTTCAGTCTCTTGTTATTCGCACTTTTTGTGACAGGTCGGCTGACCTGGGCGAGCGTGCCGCTGGTGCCGGCTTTGCTATGTTTGCAAACGGGGCTGGCGTTTGGGTGTGGGTTGATCGTTGCGAGTGTGCAGACCGTCTTACGTGATACCGTACAAATGTTGCAGATGATGTTTATGGTGTGGTTCTATTTGACGCCGATTATTTACCCCTTGTCATACGTACCGTCGCAGTTTGTGGCGTTATGGCAGTGGAATCCGTTTACCCCGCTTGTGTCGGCGTACCGTGCAATTCTCCTGGAGGGACACTACCCGACACTGACCGACCTTGGGTCGCCCTGCGTGTGGACACTGGTGGTGTTACTGTCAGGCTGTTGGCTCTTTTCTCGTCTTGAGCCTGGGTTTGCTGATCTACTCTAG
- the yacG gene encoding DNA gyrase inhibitor YacG, with protein sequence MRTTVKCPTCRKETQWQDNPYRPFCSARCRTTDLGAWADESYRVPGDKIASEESNEHEAAESKPRLPKT encoded by the coding sequence ATGCGTACCACAGTCAAATGTCCCACCTGTCGCAAAGAAACCCAGTGGCAAGATAATCCCTATCGCCCTTTTTGCTCTGCGCGTTGCCGCACGACGGACCTTGGCGCGTGGGCAGATGAATCGTATCGAGTTCCAGGTGATAAGATTGCATCCGAAGAAAGTAACGAGCATGAGGCTGCAGAGAGTAAGCCACGGCTTCCTAAAACGTAA